The Bacillota bacterium genome includes the window CTGCAAAAGGTTCCAGACCCGGTTGCCTCGATTGCCCCTTGCCCTCATGAACTGCCGAGAATCTCACGCCAAACCAGCGCCGCAGCTCCTATCAGGCCTGCGTCTGGCCCGAAGTCGGAAACGGTTATCGTCACGCTGCTGCCGGGTTCCGGAAGGACGCGGCTCTTCGCCACCTCGATAGCTGTATCGATGAACTCTTTATCTTTAGGACGGATCTGACCACCGATGACTATGCGTTCAGGATTGAACAAGTTGATGAGATTGGCTATGCCGACTCCCAGGTACCTTCCCGCCTCCCTCACTATCTCACGGGCCCGGAGGTCGCCTGTGCATGCGGCGTCCAGCACAGCGAAGGGGTCTACGCGTGCCCGGGTCTCGGCTGCCGGCTTTTCGCGAGTGACTGAGTCCTCCTCGGGCAAAGCCCGGGAGGCGGCTTTGGTCGCTATTGCTTCGAGGCTCGCCAAACCTTCCAGGCAACCCTCGTTCCCACACTTGCAGCGAGCGCCGTTCCACTCTATGCTGGTGTGGCCGAACTCGCCGGCCATACCCGTGGTACCGGCATATACTCGCCCATCGAGCAGGAGCCCGACAGCGATCCCCGCGCCCACCCATACGTAGATCAGATTGTCGGCGTGTCTTGCGGCGCCGTACCATTGTTCACCGAGGATTGCCGTCATGGTGTCCTTTCCCACGAATACCGGGACCTCAAAGTGGCGCTGAAGGATGGACTTGAGCGGCACATGGTACCACTCCAGCCTCACCGACTTGATGACGGTCCCCGTCGCCTGATCGATGAGCCCGGGTGTCGTGACGCCTATCCCCACTATCGTGGCCCGGCGGACTTCGGGGCAAGTCATCACCTCCTGGATGGCGTCCAGCATTCGCGGTACCATTACGGCGGTGTCGGTCACGATTTCCCTGTTGGACCGTCGCAGTATCTCGCCCTTCACGTTCGTCAATGCCACCATGAGTTCCGTCGCTGCCAGATCTACTGCGATCGCGAGACGCGAATTCCGTGCAAGCTGCAATAGCCCCGGCTTGCGGCCGCCAGTCGACTGCCCGAGACCTACCTCCTCTACGAGGCGGTCCTTCTGGAGTTTCCTCACGATATTCGTTATGGTTGCCGTCGTGAGTCCGGTGAGCCTTGCTATTTCAGAGCGGGAGACCGGCTCATGAGTACGGATAACATCCAATACAAGATGGCGGTTGTGCTTGCCGATTTCGACGGAATTGCTTCCGGATGCTGCAGACTTCATGGGCATGGGCTCACTTTGCTAAGTGCTATATTAAAGCAATTGATTAAGTTATTTCTTTGACATTGGTTGGGGAAATCCTCCTGCCTTCACGGAGAAAAGTGCCTACCCTGGCCCACATCGGATGGCCAGGTGGCGTGCCGTCCCCACGGCTCCGGGCCGGGCTCACCATCATAGAGGCTGTCTGCGAAGAGAGGAATACTGGCTCAGGGCGAGAACTGTGAGAGGGGAACGGTGCCGAACAGAGAACAGAGAGAGGAAGAAGGGAGCGGGTGGTGACAGTGGACGGCACGACACGCGATATCGGGAAGCTCGACACTAGGCGGATCGCGGTGTACCTGGTGTTCTCGTTCGGGATAGCATGGGCGGTCGGGCTGGTCATCTACCTGACAGGCGGACTCCAAAACAGCCCCCGGGTCGTGCCTGGCACACC containing:
- a CDS encoding ROK family transcriptional regulator, with protein sequence MKSAASGSNSVEIGKHNRHLVLDVIRTHEPVSRSEIARLTGLTTATITNIVRKLQKDRLVEEVGLGQSTGGRKPGLLQLARNSRLAIAVDLAATELMVALTNVKGEILRRSNREIVTDTAVMVPRMLDAIQEVMTCPEVRRATIVGIGVTTPGLIDQATGTVIKSVRLEWYHVPLKSILQRHFEVPVFVGKDTMTAILGEQWYGAARHADNLIYVWVGAGIAVGLLLDGRVYAGTTGMAGEFGHTSIEWNGARCKCGNEGCLEGLASLEAIATKAASRALPEEDSVTREKPAAETRARVDPFAVLDAACTGDLRAREIVREAGRYLGVGIANLINLFNPERIVIGGQIRPKDKEFIDTAIEVAKSRVLPEPGSSVTITVSDFGPDAGLIGAAALVWREILGSS